One genomic region from Alteromonas pelagimontana encodes:
- a CDS encoding UDP-N-acetylmuramoyl-tripeptide--D-alanyl-D-alanine ligase, whose translation MISTTLSWIAAQVGGKLTGDDLTVNGISTDTRSLKAGDVYLALSGDNFNGHQFVADAHKAGACAVIVSEKVDTSLPAIYVKDTKLALGELAGAVKREVAPKTIAITGSSGKTTVKEMTAAILSRRGSVLATAGNFNNEIGVPLTLLRLENHHDFAVLELGANHLGEIAYTTELVKPDVATIVNAAASHLEGFGSLLGVARAKSEIFKGLGKNGVAVINADSQFGDFWKGKLKQTKILTFSPKQEHPADFYAEEVILGLDGCADFQLHCPQGQIGVQLRVPGLHNVGNALLAASLALQVGATLEDVRDGLLEMQQVRGRLNIKQLSPQVRLLDDTYNANVASVNAAIDTLASFSGVRVLVLGDMAELGEKARYYHEQVGKYALEKGIDHLFTLGVLSQSASAIYGNTGEHFSDVDSLVAALEHRLLNEHRDISILVKGSRSSRMERVVIAVEASPVGKLDRRRERIAC comes from the coding sequence ATGATTAGCACTACGCTGTCTTGGATTGCCGCTCAGGTAGGGGGAAAGCTGACAGGCGACGATCTTACAGTCAATGGCATCAGCACAGACACCCGCTCCTTAAAAGCAGGGGATGTGTATCTGGCGCTCAGCGGTGATAATTTCAATGGTCATCAATTTGTGGCCGATGCGCATAAAGCTGGCGCTTGCGCTGTTATTGTCAGCGAGAAGGTGGATACCTCTCTCCCGGCTATATATGTCAAAGACACCAAGCTTGCATTAGGCGAGCTAGCTGGCGCAGTGAAAAGAGAAGTGGCCCCAAAAACTATCGCTATTACCGGTAGCAGTGGCAAAACCACAGTGAAAGAAATGACCGCTGCGATTTTATCTCGCCGTGGCTCTGTATTAGCAACAGCGGGCAATTTCAATAATGAAATTGGTGTGCCACTTACCTTGCTTCGCTTGGAAAATCACCACGATTTTGCGGTGCTGGAACTGGGCGCAAATCACTTAGGTGAAATTGCCTATACCACTGAACTGGTAAAACCCGATGTGGCAACCATCGTAAATGCTGCCGCTTCTCATCTTGAAGGCTTTGGCAGTTTACTTGGCGTGGCCAGAGCAAAAAGTGAAATTTTTAAAGGGCTGGGGAAAAACGGTGTGGCTGTTATTAATGCCGACAGCCAGTTTGGTGATTTTTGGAAGGGTAAACTGAAGCAAACCAAAATACTCACATTTTCGCCAAAGCAGGAACACCCGGCAGATTTTTACGCAGAAGAGGTTATTCTTGGGCTGGATGGCTGTGCCGATTTCCAGCTTCACTGCCCCCAAGGACAAATTGGTGTGCAGCTACGCGTGCCTGGCTTGCATAATGTTGGCAACGCTTTATTGGCGGCATCGCTGGCGCTACAGGTAGGCGCCACCTTGGAAGATGTACGTGACGGTTTGCTGGAAATGCAGCAGGTGCGTGGCCGGTTGAACATAAAGCAGTTGTCACCTCAGGTGCGCCTGCTAGATGACACGTATAATGCCAACGTGGCCTCAGTTAACGCTGCAATAGACACACTGGCAAGTTTTTCCGGCGTGCGTGTGCTGGTACTGGGGGACATGGCAGAGCTGGGGGAAAAAGCCCGCTACTACCACGAACAGGTGGGCAAGTACGCGCTTGAAAAGGGCATCGACCACTTATTTACGTTAGGCGTACTAAGCCAAAGTGCCAGCGCCATATATGGAAACACAGGCGAACATTTCAGCGATGTTGATAGTCTTGTGGCGGCGCTGGAACACCGCCTGCTCAATGAGCATCGTGATATTTCTATTCTGGTAAAAGGTTCTCGCAGTTCGCGTATGGAAAGAGTAGTAATTGCGGTTGAGGCATCCCCTGTGGGAAAGCTTGATCGTCGTCGGGAGCGCATTGCATGCTAA